GCTGAAAAAAACATGGTGCTGGACATCGTGTGGCAAACCGCTGCGCCCAAGGTGCTGCCACTGACCGGAGATGCCACCCTGCTGACCTTGCTGTTGCGCAATTTGCTGGATAATGCCGTGCGCTATTGTCCGGCTGGGGCACATATCGTGCTGGTACTGGCGGAAGGAGAAATCCTGGTGCAGGACGATGGCCCGGGTATTGCCCCCGAATGGTTGGCGCGGGTACATGAGCGTTTTTTCCGCCCGCCGGGGCAGGACATGCCCGGCAGTGGGCTGGGATTATCCATTGTCGAACGCATTGCCAGTTTGCACGGCTTGGGTCTGACGTTGGCGAACCGGGAAAGTGGTGGTTTGCAGGTCAGCCTGCGCAAGCTCAGCTGACACTGCGGCAATCTGTCGCATTGGCCTGGCATTTTCGACAGCGTATTGTTGGTGCCAGACAAGCCGGCAGGCGTATGCCTGCCGGAACACACTCCAAGGTGTTGTTGCCCGCCCCGACCAGGCGGGCTTTCTTTTTGCGGCTTACCCGTTGCTGTTTGTCAGCTTCGTAGTCCGGATGTACTGCCTCAGGTCTGCGCAGCGGTGCCGGGCAGTCGCCAGTACAGGGCATTGCACACCCCGCCAGCCATTGCGCCCACATAATAATTGAATACCGGATCGTACAGTGCCGGCTGCAGCCAGCGACTGTAGTAGAGGGTGATGACACCACCGATGAGTGCTCCGGGCAGCGCGGCCAGCAATAATAGCCGCCAGCGCGGCCAGGCTTGCTGCCAGTGGCTGATGCTGCCCTCCAGCGACAGCCGCAGCAAGACAAGCAGCACGCCGGCCAGTGCCGCCGGCAGCGCACCCAGCATGTAAGCCAGCATGGGCATCACCCCGGTGGCCAGCAGGCCCACCAGCGGGCCCAGTGCGATAAACAGGATCAGGCCGCAGGCGGCAAGTTTCAAATGTTTCATCCGTCATGGTTCGACAAAAAGTCTTGCAAGACTAGCAGACTGGCGCGATGGCGACGAGCGGGGCCGCTTTCGCGGTGCGGCATTATGTCGCAGTCACTGCCGGGGCGGCGGGATGCTAAAGTGTCGACCATGCTGGCCCAATTGTTTTCTTCCTCTTCACGCTTGGTGGCAGACCTGCCCGATGCCGTGCGCCTGATTGCCCGCCTGCGCTGGCTGATGCTGGGTGCAGGTGGCGTACTGTTGTTACTGCTTGCCGCTGCCGGCCTGTCCCTGCCCTGGCTGCTGCTGTTGCAGGCGCTGGCAACGCTGGCCCTGTTCAATCAACTGCTGGGTGGGCAACTGCAGCGTGGTGCTTCGCCCCTGCTGCTGCTGCGGCTGGGTTTGCTGGCCGATGTGCTGGCCCTGACCGAGTGTCTGGCATTCAGCGGTGGGGCGGCCAATCCCCTGGCTTCGCTTTACCTGCCGCCGGTATTGTTTGCCGCCTTATTGTCCCCTGGCGTGTTTGCCTGGGGACTGTCGCTGCTGAGCATGCTGGCCTATGCCGCGCTGTTTGGCTGGCATCTGCCCTGGCCCTTGCAAGGCAGTGATGCCGCCTATGCGTTTTCCCTGCATCTGCTTGGGATGTGGCTGACCTTTGCCTTGTCTGCCCTGCTGATTACCAGCTTTGTGTCCTGGCTGGCACGTCAGCTGGCCGCCCGCGAAGCTGCCCTGGCTGCGGCCAGGGAAACCCAGCTGCGTGACGAACAGTTGCTGGCCGTGGGCATGCAGGCAGCAGGAGCGGCACATTCGCTATCCACACCCATCAATACCCTCACCCTGCTGGTGGATGACATGCTGCAGCAGCATGCTGCCGATGCATCCTTGCAGGAAGATCTGTTTCTGATGCAGGCCCAGCTGGCGGCCTGTGCCCGAGCGCTGTCCCGGCTGAAGCAGGGTGTACAGCAGGCCGATACCGCACAAGCGCTGTTTGCCACGCTGGCACAGCAGTTGTCAGGCTGGCGCAGCCTGCGCCCCGATGTTCAGCTGGACTGGCAGGCGACACCAGGGCCGGACCCGCTGGTGCGGCTGGATGCCGCCTTCTGGCCGGCATTTTTCAACCTGATCAATAACGCAGCCGAGGCGGGAGGCGGGGTGCTCACTGTGACGGCGGCCCTGCACGGCAAGTTGTTGCAGCTGGACATCATCAACCCGTCGGGTCGTTTGTCCACGGCACAGTTGCAACGTGCCGGTCTGGCACCGTTGACATCCAGCAAACCTGCCGGGATGGGGCTGGGGGTGATGCTCAGCCATGCCACACTTGCCAGGCTGGGCGGCACCCTGACGCTGGAAAACAGGCCGGAGGGTGGGGTGCATGCCTGTGTGCGATTACCCCTGCGGCTGGAGGAGCAAGCATGACGCTGGATTTTCTGCTGGTTGATGATGACGAGGCTTTCAGCACGGTTCTATCCCGGGCATTGGCGCGACGGGGCTTCCAGGTGGAATGCGCGGTCAACGGTGCCCAGGCATTGCAACTAAGGGAGGACGTCCCGCAGCGTATCGTGCTGGATCTTAATCTGGAAGGAGAAAGCGGCCTGCGACTGTTGCCGGACTTGCGCCAGCTTTACCCGCAGGCTGCAGTTGTCGTACTGACCGGCTACGCCAGCATTGCCACGGCGGTGGAGGCAACCAAGCTGGGGGCGGTGCAGTACCTGGCCAAGCCGGCTACGGTGGATGACATTCTGGCGGCATTCCAGCAGGTCAGTGCTAACCCGGAGCTGCCGCTGGCACCACAGCCCATGTCGCTGCGGCGTGTTACCTGGGAGCATCTGCAACGGGTACTGAACGAACACGACGGCAATATTTCCGCTACCGCCCGCTCCATGGGTATGCACCGCCGCACCTTGCAGCGCATGCTGGCCAAGCGGCCCGTGAAAAGCTAAAACGCATCAGCTGTTGTATTCGGCGGATTGGTTTTTTCATTGCGACTGGCAAGTAAGTTTCCATACCTATTTACAGTAATTTCCCTGCATATCGTGCGGTGTTTCTCTATATCACGCACAAGCCCTGCTCTGGCAAGGCTTTGGCTGTTATTCTGCCAAGCAAGCGCTAGGAAACCTGCTGTGGCATCTTCTGCAAAGCACAGTTTTCATCAGCGGGTCTTTCCGGATGGCATCAGAAAATATGATTGGAGCAAATGCCCCAAAATGCATATGGTCTTTTGATGGACTCACAAACCACGACAATAGAGGGGAACAAGATGCGTGGACAAATGATGGATCAGCCGCTGCTGATTTCTGCCCTGCTGCAACATGCCGAAACCTATCATGGCGACAGCGAGATCGTGTCGCGTACTGTGGAAGGCCCGATCCACCGCTATACCTACCGTGAAGCCGCACGCCGCAGCCGCCAGCTGGCCAATGCCCTGGCCGGCCTGGGGGTGCAGCATGGCGATACTGTTGGCACCCTGGCCTGGAACGGTTATCGCCATTACGAAATCTACTTTGCCACTTCTGGTTCCGGTGCCATCTGTCACACCGTCAATCCGCGCCTGTTTGCCGAGCAGATCAGCTACATCATCAATCACGGCGAAGACAAGGTGCTGATGTTTGATCTGAGCTTTCTGCCTGTTGTGGAGCAGATTGCAGCCGAGCTCACCACCGTGCAGCATTTTGTCCTGCTGACCGACCGTGCCCACATGCCGCGCGAGACGCCGCTGGACAACCTGCTGTGCTATGAAGACCTGGTCAACAGCCACAGCGACCACTACCAGTGGCCGGCATTCGACGAAAACACTGCCTCCAGCCTGTGTTACACCTCGGGCACCACCGGCAACCCCAAGGGCGTGCTGTATTCGCATCGTTCCACCGTGCTGCATGCCTTTGCCAGTTCGCTGCCGGACAGCCTGGATATCTCGGCCCAGGGCGCCATCATGCCGGTGGTGCCGATGTTCCATGTCAACGGTTGGGGCCTGCCCTACAGCTGCACCATGAACGGGGCCAAGCTGGTGTTGCCCGGACCCAAGATGGACGGGGTCAACCTGTACGAGCTGATCGAGAGCGAAGGCGTCACCATGGCCGCCGGCGTGCCCACCATCTGGATGATGCTGTTGCAGCACTGCCAGAAGAATCATCTGAAAATACACAGTCTGAAGCGTGTGATCGTGGGCGGCTCTGCGGCACCGGAAAGCATGGTTGACCAGTTGGCCGAGCATGGTGCCGAGTTGCGCCAGCTGTGGGGCATGACCGAGCTGTCGCCCTGTGGCACAACCAGTACGCCCAAGTTCAAGCATCAGGGCTGCGACACGTCTGCTTTACGTGCACTGCAAACCAAGCAGGGCCGCCCGATTTACGGTGTGGCTATCCGTATTGTCGATGATGAAGGCAAACCGCTGCCCAATGACGGCGTGGCCTTTGGCAATCTGCAGGTGAAGGGGGCGTGGGTGCTGTCGCGCTACTTCAAGCGCGAGCTGGACGACTGTCATACCGAGGATGGCTGGTTCAATACCGGCGACGTTGTCACCATCGACCGTGACGGCTACATGAAGATTACCGACCGCACCAAGGACGTGATCAAGTCTGGCGGCGAGTGGATCAGCTCGATCGAGCTGGAAAACATTCTGGTTGGCCACCCGGCAGTCGCCGAGGCTGCGGCTATCGGGGTAGTGCATCCCAAGTGGGACGAGCGCCCGCTGATGGTGGTGGTGCTAAAGGCTGGTGCCGGCGCCACGCGTGAAGAGCTGATCGGCTTTTACGAAGGCAAGATCGCCAAGTGGTGGACACCGGATGATGTGGTGTTCCTGGATGAGCTGCCGCACACCGCCACCGGCAAGCTGCAGAAGATGAAGTTGCGCGAAATGTTCAAGGATTATCAGTGGGCATGAGGGATAAGCCGCTGAATTGAATGGACAGAATAGAGCATTTGCGCTAAATTGTGCATCGCACTGAAGACCGCAAGGTCTTTTGTGGTGT
The sequence above is drawn from the Aquitalea denitrificans genome and encodes:
- a CDS encoding sensor histidine kinase; the protein is MLAQLFSSSSRLVADLPDAVRLIARLRWLMLGAGGVLLLLLAAAGLSLPWLLLLQALATLALFNQLLGGQLQRGASPLLLLRLGLLADVLALTECLAFSGGAANPLASLYLPPVLFAALLSPGVFAWGLSLLSMLAYAALFGWHLPWPLQGSDAAYAFSLHLLGMWLTFALSALLITSFVSWLARQLAAREAALAAARETQLRDEQLLAVGMQAAGAAHSLSTPINTLTLLVDDMLQQHAADASLQEDLFLMQAQLAACARALSRLKQGVQQADTAQALFATLAQQLSGWRSLRPDVQLDWQATPGPDPLVRLDAAFWPAFFNLINNAAEAGGGVLTVTAALHGKLLQLDIINPSGRLSTAQLQRAGLAPLTSSKPAGMGLGVMLSHATLARLGGTLTLENRPEGGVHACVRLPLRLEEQA
- a CDS encoding response regulator transcription factor — protein: MTLDFLLVDDDEAFSTVLSRALARRGFQVECAVNGAQALQLREDVPQRIVLDLNLEGESGLRLLPDLRQLYPQAAVVVLTGYASIATAVEATKLGAVQYLAKPATVDDILAAFQQVSANPELPLAPQPMSLRRVTWEHLQRVLNEHDGNISATARSMGMHRRTLQRMLAKRPVKS
- a CDS encoding 3-(methylthio)propionyl-CoA ligase, whose amino-acid sequence is MRGQMMDQPLLISALLQHAETYHGDSEIVSRTVEGPIHRYTYREAARRSRQLANALAGLGVQHGDTVGTLAWNGYRHYEIYFATSGSGAICHTVNPRLFAEQISYIINHGEDKVLMFDLSFLPVVEQIAAELTTVQHFVLLTDRAHMPRETPLDNLLCYEDLVNSHSDHYQWPAFDENTASSLCYTSGTTGNPKGVLYSHRSTVLHAFASSLPDSLDISAQGAIMPVVPMFHVNGWGLPYSCTMNGAKLVLPGPKMDGVNLYELIESEGVTMAAGVPTIWMMLLQHCQKNHLKIHSLKRVIVGGSAAPESMVDQLAEHGAELRQLWGMTELSPCGTTSTPKFKHQGCDTSALRALQTKQGRPIYGVAIRIVDDEGKPLPNDGVAFGNLQVKGAWVLSRYFKRELDDCHTEDGWFNTGDVVTIDRDGYMKITDRTKDVIKSGGEWISSIELENILVGHPAVAEAAAIGVVHPKWDERPLMVVVLKAGAGATREELIGFYEGKIAKWWTPDDVVFLDELPHTATGKLQKMKLREMFKDYQWA